Part of the Pyrobaculum calidifontis JCM 11548 genome, GAACAAGGACGTACCCGGCTTCATTGTGAACAGAATCTTGGCGAGGGTAAACGATGCGGCGTGTTGGATGGTGGCCAGAAAAGAGGCCACGGTGCAGGAGGTGGACTCCGCGCTTATGTACAAGGCCGGCTTGCCCATGGGCGCGTTTATCCTACTAGACTACACAGGAATAGACGTGGCGTGCTTCATTGGAGACGCCATGTCGAAGAGGGGCTTTAAGACGCACCCATGCCCGCTGATTGTAGAGAAGTGCCAGCAGAAGAAGTTCGGCGTCAAGACAGGCGAGGGCTTCTACAAGTACCCCGCGCCGGGCAAATTCCAGTGGCCTGAGGTTCCCAAGAGCGCTGGCGAGCGGATAGACGTCGTCGCTCTACTGGCCCCCGCGATAAACGAAGCCGCCTACCTCCTGCGAGAGGGCATAGCAACGCGCGAAGACATAGACAAAGCAGTAAAGCTCGGGCTCAACTGGCCCAAGGGCCCCCTGGAGTTTGCAGACGAGTTCGGCATAGACACGGTGGTTAAGGCGCTCGGAGAGTGGAGACAGAAGACCGGCTTCGAGGAGTTTGAGCCCGACCCGCTACTCCGCGACATGGTGGCCAAGGGGAAGCTTGGGAAAAAGACTGGGGAGGGCTTCTACACGTATGTAAAAGCTGAAGAAAAGAAGTTGGAAACCATAATAATCAGGTACGAGCCCGGCGTAGCATGGATTATCTTGAATAGGCCAGAGAGACTCAACGCAATAAATCCAAAGATGGTGGAAGAGCTGTGGAAAGCCATCGACGAAATTGAGCAAATGGACTACGACAAGGTGCGCGTCGTCGTCATCACAGGCACTGGGAGGGCCTTCTCCGCAGGCGCAGACGTGACAGCCTTTATGGGCGCCACGCCTGTCACAATATTCAAGACTTCGAGGAAGTTGCAGATACTGTTCGAGAGAATTGAGGCGCTGGATAGGCCCGTGATCTGCGGCATAAACGGCTACGCCCTAGGCGGAGGACTTGAGCTTGCCATGTCCTGCGACATTAGAATAGCCGCGGATACCGCAGAGCTAGGCCAGCCTGAGATAAACCTAGGCTTTATCCCAGGCGCTGGGGGCACGCAAAGGCTGGCGAGACACATCGGGAGAGATAGGGCTAAGGAGCTGATATTCACTGGCGACAGAATCCCGGCCCGCGAGGCTGAGAGGCTAGGCCTTGTGAACAGAGTAGTCCCGGCCGACAAGTTTGAGCAAGAGCTAAGGGCCTTCGCCAATAAGCTGGCCGAGAAGCCGCCTTTGGCGCTGGCGATGGCCAAATACGCAATAAACTTCGGCATAGAGGCTCCGCAATGGGTCGGCATGATGCTTGAGGCGGCTCAATTCGGCCTACTCTTCACCACCGAGGACGTCATAGAGGGCGTATCGGCGTTTCTACAGAAGAGGAAGCCGCAGTTCAAGGGGAAGTAACTCCCTTAACTTTTTTAAAGCCCCCTCCTCTTCCCTCCAATGGACGACTTCTTTGAACTGCTGAAAAAATTGGCGGAGGCTAGGGGCCCCTCGGGCTTTGAGGACGAGGTGAGGGAACTCGTGGCAAGGGAAATGGAGCCGTTTGTCGACGAAGTCGTGGTAGACCGGTGGGGCAACGTAATCGGCGTCAAGAGGGGCTCCACCAACTACAGGGCCATGGTGGCCGCCCACATAGACGAAATTGGGCTAGTGGTAGACCACATAGAGAAGGAGGGCTTTCTCCGCGTGAGAGGCATCGGCGGGTGGAACGAGGTCACCCTAGTGGGCCAGAGAGTGTGGGTGAGGACTAGAGACGGCAAGTGGATACGCGGCGTCGTCGGCGTCACTCCTCCGCACATTACGCCGTCTGGCAAAGAGCGCGAGGCCCCCGAGATGAAGGACTTGTTCATAGATATAGGGGCCAGAGACAGAGAAGAGGCAGAGAAGCTGGGGGTCACCATAGGCTCTGTCGCCGTGTTAGACAGAGACGTGGTCAAGCTTCAGAACGACGTTGTGGCTGGCAAGGCGTTTGACGACAGAGTCGGCGTCGCCGTCATGTTGTACGCGCTGAGGATGCTCAAGGAGACTCCCACGACTGTATACACCGTGGCCACTGTGCAAGAGGAGGTGGGGCTGAGGGGCGCGCAGATAGCGGCGGAGAAGGTGTCCCCCCACTACGCCATTGCTCTCGATACCACCATTGCAGCAGATGTGCCAGGGGTGCCAGAGCGGCAACACATAGTAAAAGTGGGGAAGGGGCCCGCGATTAAGGTCATCGACGGCGGCAGAGGAGGGCTGTTCATAGCCCACCCGCCTCTGCGCAACCACATTATCAAAGTTGCAGAGGAGCTGGGCATCCCCTTCCAACTGGAAGTCCTCTACGGCGGAACCACAGACGCCATGGCTATAGCGTTTAGGCGAGAGGGCGTGCCCACTGCGGCAATCTCCGTGCCAACGCGCTACGTCCACTCCCCCGTGGAGGTTCTGAGCCTCAGCGACGCCGTGAATGCAGCGCGGCTATTAGCCGCCGTGTTAGAAAAAACTAAGCCTAATATTATAGAGATGTTCCTTGATAAGAAAATCAAGTAATGAAATATAGGATAATTGGCGAAGTAATTATAAAACTGTTTTTTATAACCGTTCTCTCATTCCTCATATACTACACAGTTAAGGAAGTCTTGCCGCTGTTCCACATAGCCATACCCCCAGAGTATATAGACTTCGTCAGGGGCTTGATCGTAGCCGCAGCCGGCATCATCGCAGTAAACGTCGTAGGCAACGCGGTCATACTATACTTAAAGCCCACCATACGCGAGAGGGCATACGCAGTGGGAAACACGGTCAAGGTAGTGGGCTTCCTATTCGTGATAATACTCGCCCTCGCCACGTCCAAGTTCGGAGTAGAATTCGCGGCGCTCGGAGGCACGGTGACGGGTCTCGTGCTCGGCCTCGCTCTCCAGCCAGTGCTCGGCAACCTATTCGCCGGACTGTTGATCTTGGCAACGCGTTTTGTCACAGTGGGCGACGTGGTTAGAATCACTACGTCGCAACTGCCATATCATTTGGCAACTCTCCCAGCCTATAAGTACTTCTCCCCCGACTACGTTGTGCCAGGCTTCAAGGGCAGAGTAGTGGAAATAGGGCTCTTTTACACCACCCTCCTCTTGGACACTGGCTATGAGATACGGGTGCCTAACTCCGTCTTGTTAAACGCGGGCGTAGTGGACTACACGCCCGCGTGGAGCGAGAGCCAGATAGTGCTGGTGAGAGTGGAGCTCCCCCTCTCTGTCATCGATTTAGACAAGGCTGCGGACGAGATTAGAGAAGAGCTCAAGGACTTCGACGTAGTCGCTGTGGACTTCACAGAGCAAAGCGACAAGGATTTTGTAATAGTCAGAGTAAAAATCAGAGTGCCGCTCGGCAGAGACTGGCGGCCTGTCAAAAGCGAGGCCCTGAGAAGAATTTTGAAATACCGGGAGAAAAAGATCAGGGAGAATATGTACAAGTACCTGTGCTTGACTAGGGGCGTTGCGTGCGACAGATTTCTACAGCAGACTGGCTAGACTCCGAGGTAGGCCTTCTTCACGTATTCGTCTTGTGCGAGCTCCTGTGGGGCCCCCTCCTTGACTATGTGCCCGTTTTCAAGCACGTAGGCATAGTCGCTTATTTCCAGAGACGCGGCCACGTTTTGTTCCACTAGGAGAATAGAGACCTCCTCCTTAAGCCTTTTCACTACGTCGAATAAGTCGGCCACTACCTTGGGCGCGAGGCCGGCGCTCGGCTCGTCTAAGAGCAACACCTTGGGCCTAGACATCAACGCCCTGGCTATAGCCAACATTTGTTGCTCCCCGCCGCTCATGGTCCCAGCCTTCTGCCTCCTCCTCTCTCTAAGCCTTGGGAAAAGCGAGTAGACCCACTCCAAGGTGTCTAACACCTTTTCCCGAGCTCTCTTCGTGTACGCCCCCATCAACAAGTTCTCTTCCACAGTCATATCGGCGAATAGGCGGCGGCCCTCAGGCACAAGCGCCATTCCCAACTCTACCTTCTTATGCGGCGGCACATCGGTCACGTCTTTGCCGTCTAAAAACACCCGCCCAGCCCAGGGCTTCACCACCCCCATGGCCGTGAGAAGCGTGGTGGTTTTCCCAGCCCCGTTGGAGCCCAGGAGCGCCGTCACTGTGTTCTTCTCCACCCTCAACGAGACTCCGAACAACACCTTCAACTTCCCGTAGCCCGACTCCAGTCTTTCAAGCACTAACGCCATGGCCTCCCCAGGTAGACCTCGACCACTCTGGGATCGTTTAACGCCTTCTCAGGGGGGCCCTCCGCTATTATCTTCCCCTGGTGCATTACGACTACCCTATGCGCAAGTCTAACAACGGCCCTCATCCTGTGTTCCACAAGCGAGATGGCAGATATGCCCCGCTCCTCGGAGAGGCGGCGGAGAAGCTCGACAAATCTGTCTATCTCCGTCGGCGTTAAGCCGGCCATCACTTCGTCTAAGAGGAGGAGCTTGGGGTTGCTGGCAAGCGCCCTGGCCAACTCCAAGAGCCTAAGCTCGTTAAACGTCAACTTCCCCGCCAGCTGGTCCTTCTTAGAGGCCAGACCCACGTAGGACAACGCCTCCTCAGCCGCCTCCCTAGCCTTGTGCAAGTCTAGCCCTCCGTTAAACACCGCGCCCACCACCACATTTTCAAGCACAGAGAGCTCTGGAAACGGGCGGGGGACTTGGAAGGCCCTAGCCATGCCCAACCTCGCCCTCTTGTAAGGCGGCAGATCTGTGACATCTCTGCCCTCAAAATAGACTCTGCCCTCGTCTGGCCTATATACGCCGCTTATTATGTTGAGAAGTGTGGTCTTTCCAGACCCGTTGGGCCCAACCACTGCCAGAAACTCCCCCTTGCCCACCTCTAGCGACACTCCATCCACCGCTCTCAGCCCGCCGAATTTCTTAACCACGTTTTCAAGCCTCAGAATCATGGCACCCACTCTCTGACTTTTGCTGGTAGGTATTCTTTCAGTGTCCCAACTATGCCCTTAGGCATGAGAATTACCACTGCCATGAGCAACAACGCAGTAGCCAATACTTGGTAACCTGGTGCAAAGAGCCCCACGAGGTTTCTGACTAACACATAGATGAGGCCGCCCACTATGGGCCCAGTGACTGTGCCAGCGCCGCCTAGAAAAACGACCGCCAAGCCGTCCAGTATGTACTCGATGAAAAACACGTTTTCTGGAAATATCTGCATATTACCAAGTGGGAAATGCGCCGCGCCAAGGAGGCCGGACAATGATGCGCTTGTAATAAATGCCAATAACTTGTACTTCGTCGGGTTTATCCCCATGACCTTCGCCGCGTCTTCGTCTTGGCGGACAGCCGCAAGAGCCAGGCCGGCTTTACTGGCCTGAATTAGGTACATTGCCACCACTGCGATTAGGCCAGTGGCTATTACCAGCGTTGTGGACCCTACATTGGCCAAGAACAACGCAGTGTCTCTACCAAAGGCCTTGAACATGCTTGTGCCAAGGATAAGGCCAGCGCCGCCGCCCCAAATGTTTGCCCCGATTATAAGATGCTTCAACCCCTCGTTTACCCCTATTGTGGCTATGGCAAAGTAGGCGCCTCTCAGCCTAAGCGCTATGCCGCCCACAGCGGTTGCTAAAGCAGCCGCCATAAATACGCCGAGTAAAAGGCCCATCGGCAAAGCGTATATGCCCAACTGCGGCCAGTAGTACACGACAATCCCGAGGCCGTAGGCTCCCATGGCCAAAAAGGCTGCGTAGCCGAAGTCGACGTACCCTGTCAAGCCCACGAAGATGTTGACAGCCTGCCCCAGTGCCATGAAGAAGGCAAAAGTGGCGACAGCCTTGGAGTACTCAGGGTACAAAACCGCCACGGCTATAAGTAGGAGGTATATGGAGAGGGGGAGGTACGGCTTCATAGCTTCAACAGTCCAGTTGGCTTAAACAGCAGTATTACTAGCAGGAGGACAAACGCCGTGAAAAGCGCCATTTGCGAAGGCTCGGCGAAGCCAAGGTATGAAAAGGCGTAGAACCCCACAGACTCTATTATTCCGAAGATTAGCCCAGCGACGTAGGCGCCCAGCACAGAGCCCAGGCCGCCCAGTACGGCAATTACAAACCCAATCAGCGTGTAGGGCCCTCCCATGTACGGATTTATGCCAACGGGAATGAAGAGAGTTAGAAGTACACCGCCCATGGTAGTTATGGCGATGCCCAAGGCCGCGGCGAAGGCGTACACCCTATCAACGTTCACTCCCACTACTTGTGCGCCCACTGGGTCCTGCACCACTGCCCTAACGGCGCGGCCCAGGTAGGTCTTCTTCAACATAAAGTCTATTGCCAAGGCCACTACGAGCGCAAAAACTGCGCCCAGGGCCTTGCCGTAGTCTACCTCGAGGCCGGCGACTGAGAAGCTGCCGATAGACCACCTATATCCCACGAAGTCGGGGCCCCACAACACGCGGGCCACCTCGGCTATGAACATCCCGAGCGCAAACAGCGCCACCAGCGTATGCAACTCCCCCATCTTCCTCAGCGGCTTAATAACGCCTAAGTAGACAAGGTACCCCATCAATGCGCCAAGCCCAAAGCCCAAGGCCGCGGACAAGAAGGGCACGATGCCCCACAGCGTAAACGCGAAAAAGGCCGTGTAGGCGCCTATCATTATGAAGGAGCCATGCGCCACGTTGGCCACTCTCAACACGCCAAAGATGAGGCTAAGCCCGAGGGTAGTCAAGCCGTAGATAGAGCCGATGATAATCCCAGAGAGGAAAAAAGGGAGTACGTCCATTTACTTACAGACGGCGCCGCCCAGCTTCGCCTCCCACGTAAGCGAGGGGTAGGCCAGCTTGCCCTCGGCGACGGCTGAGGGCCACACCACAACCCTTGTGCCGTTCTGCCACTGGGTGACTACCATTGAGTGGGCCACGTTTAAATTCGTGGCGGGGTCTAGCTTAAACTCGCTGAAGAAAGTCATAAACCTGGCGTTTTGCAAGGCCTTTAGCACATCGTTGGAGCTCGCCGACTGGGCCTTGTAGACTCCGTATAACAGCGCCAAGACGCCCTCCGCGGCCCACGCGGCGTGATAGCCTGGGTCCACCTCTTTGCCGCTCATCTCCTTAGCCACCTTCTTGAAGTACGTTATGAACTCCTCTCTCGTGGGGCCAAACCACTCGACTCCCCTCTGCTTGGCTAACTCCGGCGTGTAGCGGACTCCGGGCTCCCAGTGAGACGGGCCCAGTATACACTCGGCTAAGCTCTTCAACGACGTGTAGAACTCGGGCACCAGTGGGGCCACGGAGAGGGCGATGGCCTTTGCATTCACCTTCTGCTCCGCCAACTGTTGCACGGCCAACTGCCCATCGGCGAAGTGCGACGCCACGATTATTACATCGGGGTTCGCTTGTTTAACCTTGAGAATCTGGGGCGTGAGGTCCTTGGGAGACGAGGGGTACACCTCGTATACCACCACCTGGAGGCCGAGCTTCTCGGCGTACGCCTTTGCCCCCTCTGCCACCTGCCTATTAAACTCGCTGTCTCTGTACAAAATGGCCACAGTCTTTACCGTCGGATCCCTCTGCTTTATCATATCGAGGACGGGCACCATGTACTGACTCGCCACCGCGGCTACTCCTAAGACGTACTTAAACCCCTGTTGGAATATGCGGTCGGAGGAGGCCCCCACCACCGCCATGAGGACGCCGTATTTCTCAGCTATTGACGAAACGCCGAGCGCCAAGTCGGAGCCGTAGGGGCTGAGGAGGAAGTTCACCTTGTCCTGAGTGATAAGAGACTCGGTGATGCTCTGCGCGAGCTCTAGCTTAGATTCGCTGTCCCTATACACAAGCCTCACCCTCACCTTCTTACCGCCGCAGTCTAGCCCACCCTGGTCGTTAATCCAATTGACCACAGCCAAGGCGCCCCAGAGCGAGTACTGCCCCTCAGCCGCATATCTCCCAGAGATGGGCATTGCGGTGCCTATAACAATTTCATCGGGGCATTTAGCAGAGGGAGAAGGCGAGGAGGTGGCTTGAGTTGTCGTTGTTTGTGCTGGCGTAGTGGCCGGTTGAGTAGTAGTTGTGGGTTTCGCGGTTGTGGGTGTTACCGGTGCGGGCTGTTGAGGCGTGAGGAGCCAAGACGCTATTCCAATAGCTATAATAACAACGATAATGGTGGTTATTATTACTAGGTTTTTTGTCTGCATAGAGCTGAGATTTCAAATGTTTAAAAACTTATTTATCGTTACTCGACGTAGAGGTACAATTCGCCTATATTAAGATTTAAACATAGTTTTAACCAGAAAATGAGGTACATAATACCGATTATCTAAGCGCCTATGCGCTGTCGCAATGGGTATAGGCCAGAATCGCTTATAATAAATAAGACGTAACACCTACGTCAGAGGAGGTACGATTTTGCCACCAAGTTCTTCGCTTTCACCTGGAAATACCTGACGCCTATAATGGAGAGGCTAAGTCCTAAAAAAGCGGACTGCGCATTATCAAAGTATCTGAGTCCCATTCGCCCCAGACCTCCTAAATTATCTTTGAACTTGTCAAGCCGTCTCCCGCCGCCTGCCTCATGACAGAGTATATGTTGACGAGGGGACGCGGCGTAACCGGAAACTTGACTGCGGCGAGTAAGCCCCTCTTTACCCCAATAAAGAGGGCTGACAGGCGTCGTGGTGAATGAAGGATTTAAACGCGCTATTTGGCCTAGCCGTGTCTCTAGGTGGGTTAGTTGATGTCGCCTTAGACTCCCTTTACGTCTTTCTACTCCCCACGGCAATAGCGGCGGCGCCAAGCATAT contains:
- a CDS encoding 3-hydroxyacyl-CoA dehydrogenase/enoyl-CoA hydratase family protein, which gives rise to MPKVAVIGAGTMGHGIAELFAIAGYEVALVDVAEDYLKRALQNVEWSLKKLAEKGQIKEDPSVVLSRVKPIVNDVCKAVEGAELMVEAVVEDIEVKRRVFAEADRCAPPEAILATNTSSLPITEISEAVRPERRSKVVGMHFFNPPVLMPLVEVIKGAYTSDETVKKIVEYASKLGKQTVIVNKDVPGFIVNRILARVNDAACWMVARKEATVQEVDSALMYKAGLPMGAFILLDYTGIDVACFIGDAMSKRGFKTHPCPLIVEKCQQKKFGVKTGEGFYKYPAPGKFQWPEVPKSAGERIDVVALLAPAINEAAYLLREGIATREDIDKAVKLGLNWPKGPLEFADEFGIDTVVKALGEWRQKTGFEEFEPDPLLRDMVAKGKLGKKTGEGFYTYVKAEEKKLETIIIRYEPGVAWIILNRPERLNAINPKMVEELWKAIDEIEQMDYDKVRVVVITGTGRAFSAGADVTAFMGATPVTIFKTSRKLQILFERIEALDRPVICGINGYALGGGLELAMSCDIRIAADTAELGQPEINLGFIPGAGGTQRLARHIGRDRAKELIFTGDRIPAREAERLGLVNRVVPADKFEQELRAFANKLAEKPPLALAMAKYAINFGIEAPQWVGMMLEAAQFGLLFTTEDVIEGVSAFLQKRKPQFKGK
- a CDS encoding M42 family metallopeptidase yields the protein MDDFFELLKKLAEARGPSGFEDEVRELVAREMEPFVDEVVVDRWGNVIGVKRGSTNYRAMVAAHIDEIGLVVDHIEKEGFLRVRGIGGWNEVTLVGQRVWVRTRDGKWIRGVVGVTPPHITPSGKEREAPEMKDLFIDIGARDREEAEKLGVTIGSVAVLDRDVVKLQNDVVAGKAFDDRVGVAVMLYALRMLKETPTTVYTVATVQEEVGLRGAQIAAEKVSPHYAIALDTTIAADVPGVPERQHIVKVGKGPAIKVIDGGRGGLFIAHPPLRNHIIKVAEELGIPFQLEVLYGGTTDAMAIAFRREGVPTAAISVPTRYVHSPVEVLSLSDAVNAARLLAAVLEKTKPNIIEMFLDKKIK
- a CDS encoding mechanosensitive ion channel family protein, whose protein sequence is MKYRIIGEVIIKLFFITVLSFLIYYTVKEVLPLFHIAIPPEYIDFVRGLIVAAAGIIAVNVVGNAVILYLKPTIRERAYAVGNTVKVVGFLFVIILALATSKFGVEFAALGGTVTGLVLGLALQPVLGNLFAGLLILATRFVTVGDVVRITTSQLPYHLATLPAYKYFSPDYVVPGFKGRVVEIGLFYTTLLLDTGYEIRVPNSVLLNAGVVDYTPAWSESQIVLVRVELPLSVIDLDKAADEIREELKDFDVVAVDFTEQSDKDFVIVRVKIRVPLGRDWRPVKSEALRRILKYREKKIRENMYKYLCLTRGVACDRFLQQTG
- a CDS encoding ABC transporter ATP-binding protein, which codes for MALVLERLESGYGKLKVLFGVSLRVEKNTVTALLGSNGAGKTTTLLTAMGVVKPWAGRVFLDGKDVTDVPPHKKVELGMALVPEGRRLFADMTVEENLLMGAYTKRAREKVLDTLEWVYSLFPRLRERRRQKAGTMSGGEQQMLAIARALMSRPKVLLLDEPSAGLAPKVVADLFDVVKRLKEEVSILLVEQNVAASLEISDYAYVLENGHIVKEGAPQELAQDEYVKKAYLGV
- a CDS encoding ABC transporter ATP-binding protein, with product MILRLENVVKKFGGLRAVDGVSLEVGKGEFLAVVGPNGSGKTTLLNIISGVYRPDEGRVYFEGRDVTDLPPYKRARLGMARAFQVPRPFPELSVLENVVVGAVFNGGLDLHKAREAAEEALSYVGLASKKDQLAGKLTFNELRLLELARALASNPKLLLLDEVMAGLTPTEIDRFVELLRRLSEERGISAISLVEHRMRAVVRLAHRVVVMHQGKIIAEGPPEKALNDPRVVEVYLGRPWR
- a CDS encoding branched-chain amino acid ABC transporter permease, which codes for MKPYLPLSIYLLLIAVAVLYPEYSKAVATFAFFMALGQAVNIFVGLTGYVDFGYAAFLAMGAYGLGIVVYYWPQLGIYALPMGLLLGVFMAAALATAVGGIALRLRGAYFAIATIGVNEGLKHLIIGANIWGGGAGLILGTSMFKAFGRDTALFLANVGSTTLVIATGLIAVVAMYLIQASKAGLALAAVRQDEDAAKVMGINPTKYKLLAFITSASLSGLLGAAHFPLGNMQIFPENVFFIEYILDGLAVVFLGGAGTVTGPIVGGLIYVLVRNLVGLFAPGYQVLATALLLMAVVILMPKGIVGTLKEYLPAKVREWVP
- a CDS encoding branched-chain amino acid ABC transporter permease, which translates into the protein MDVLPFFLSGIIIGSIYGLTTLGLSLIFGVLRVANVAHGSFIMIGAYTAFFAFTLWGIVPFLSAALGFGLGALMGYLVYLGVIKPLRKMGELHTLVALFALGMFIAEVARVLWGPDFVGYRWSIGSFSVAGLEVDYGKALGAVFALVVALAIDFMLKKTYLGRAVRAVVQDPVGAQVVGVNVDRVYAFAAALGIAITTMGGVLLTLFIPVGINPYMGGPYTLIGFVIAVLGGLGSVLGAYVAGLIFGIIESVGFYAFSYLGFAEPSQMALFTAFVLLLVILLFKPTGLLKL
- a CDS encoding amino acid ABC transporter substrate-binding protein, with the protein product MQTKNLVIITTIIVVIIAIGIASWLLTPQQPAPVTPTTAKPTTTTQPATTPAQTTTTQATSSPSPSAKCPDEIVIGTAMPISGRYAAEGQYSLWGALAVVNWINDQGGLDCGGKKVRVRLVYRDSESKLELAQSITESLITQDKVNFLLSPYGSDLALGVSSIAEKYGVLMAVVGASSDRIFQQGFKYVLGVAAVASQYMVPVLDMIKQRDPTVKTVAILYRDSEFNRQVAEGAKAYAEKLGLQVVVYEVYPSSPKDLTPQILKVKQANPDVIIVASHFADGQLAVQQLAEQKVNAKAIALSVAPLVPEFYTSLKSLAECILGPSHWEPGVRYTPELAKQRGVEWFGPTREEFITYFKKVAKEMSGKEVDPGYHAAWAAEGVLALLYGVYKAQSASSNDVLKALQNARFMTFFSEFKLDPATNLNVAHSMVVTQWQNGTRVVVWPSAVAEGKLAYPSLTWEAKLGGAVCK